From Pyrenophora tritici-repentis strain M4 chromosome 1, whole genome shotgun sequence, the proteins below share one genomic window:
- a CDS encoding DUF3445 domain containing protein yields the protein MMMLSKLSSYGTTLSRSVRQSCHVALSNVGALLEETDVKPKAAVYAVLVFLTTLYLVQKLVWYLTRRNDAADGTRPATPTNLEKRPFKATEREFGVWHPVPFTRPRAAPYPNWNLYTTKPLPYRPFRHGPKYNITMGLRTMHWDEWIELDNEYLSYHSLKAARIAARGEKCIKTDPKAWGAAVELLEEMAGYLSERYPSLFSLETATTDTGKETRLLKNLATKEVFDIGALTRNGVKEDPMALCGRLVQDDLAIMLEGGDGQYYLLAGSILLAGFWKLEDKFGMGLSEIHTSGDVPGFKQKLEKGMANFFRRVQPQAPVLRNNYFIQVDDNLAWSDSIGPEDGTDVGWFTAEKNKAIEHHMFRSERQSLRRLPRSGGVVFTIRTYFHPVTSIAQEPYVPGRLASAVRSWGDDVSKYKGKEMYGDVLLEYLDRKHAEQVAAGLDIEREEDVRAYPY from the exons ATGATGATGTTATCTAAACTGTCTTCTTACGGAACCACTCTATCGCGTTCTGTACGGCAATCATGTCACGTCGCTCTGTCAAACGTCGGCGCTCTGCTTGAAGAGACAGATGTGAAACCAAAAGCTGCAGTGTATGCTGTACTTGTGTTTTTGACAACACTGTACCTTGTGCAGAAACTCGTATGGTATCTAACGCGAAGGAACGATGCAGCGGATGGTACAAGACCAGCGACACCAACGAATCTGGAAAAGAGGCCGTTTAAAGCTACAGAAAGGGAATTCGGAG TATGGCACCCCGTCCCCTTCACACGGCCCCGTGCAGCTCCATACCCCAACTGGAATCTGTACACCACGAAGCCGCTCCCCTACCGCCCCTTCCGCCACGGCCCCAAATACAACATCACCATGGGCCTACGCACCATGCACTGGGACGAGTGGATCGAACTCGACAACGAATATCTCTCGTACCACTCCCTCAAAGCCGCACGCATCGCTGCGAGGGGTGAGAAATGTATAAAGACGGATCCGAAAGCATGGGGTGCAGCGGTCGAACTACTAGAAGAGATGGCGGGGTATTTGAGTGAGAGGTATCCGAGTTTATTTTCTTTGGAAACAGCGACAACGGATACTGGAAAGGAGACCAGGTTACTGAAAAATCTCGCAACAAAAGAAGTGTTTGATATTGGGGCTTTGACAAGGAACGGAGTGAAGGAAGATCCGATGGCGCTTTGTGGTCGGCTGGTGCAGGATGATTTGGCGATTATGCTGGAAGGGGGAGACGGGCAGTATTATCTCCTCGCGGGCTCGATTTTATTGGCCGGGTTTTGGAAGTTGGAGGATAAGTTCGGCATGGGATTGAGTGAGATTCATACGAGTGGCGATGTTCCCGG GTTCAAACAAAAGCTAGAAAAGGGCATGGCAAACTTCTTCCGCCGAGTCCAACCTCAAGCTCCGGTCCTTCGCAACAACTACTTCATTCAAGTCGACGACAACCTCGCCTGGAGCGACAGCATAGGTCCCGAAGATGGAACAGACGTAGGCTGGTTCACCGCCGAAAAAAACAAGGCAATCGAGCACCATATGTTCCGAAGTGAGAGACAGAGTTTACGACG ATTACCTCGATCTGGGGGTGTTGTTTTTACGATCAGGACATACTTTCACCCGGTAACGTCAATTGCGCAAGAGCCCTATGTACCGGGACGACTGGCTAGTGCAGTGCGATCTTGGGGTGACGACGTGAGCAAGTACAAGGGTAAAGAGATGTACGGCGACGTGTTGCTGGAGTACCTGGACAGGAAGCACGCGGAGCAGGTGGCGGCAGGCTTGGACATTGAGCGGGAGGAGGATGTTAGGGCTTATCCGTATTAG